TTCCACGCCTATGGGCAGGGAAGTGAGCCGCGCGCCCATGCCACGCGTTCGTCGACCCGGCGGGTCAACCGGTAGAGTGCTGGACTGAAGCCCATGCGGGGCCAGGCGCGGGAGGCGGCCAGGTTGGTTGCACGCCAGTCGGTGACACATGCGCGGAACCCCATGCTCCGGGCCTCCTCCACGCCGCGCGCGAACAGCGCACGGCCAATCCCGCGGCAGCGAACGTCCTCGCGTGTGACCCCTACCGTGAAGGTGACGCTCTCTGAAGGCGTCAGCAGTTCGCCGGGGGGCTGTTGGGATGGACTGAAGATGGCGAACCCGAGCAGCCGTCCGTCCTGCTCGGCGAGCCAGATGCGATCGGCTTCGCCCTGAAGCAGCTCCGTGTAGTCTTGCTGCCAGTCCTCGGAGAACTCGGGCAGGTACGGTGCGAACACCGGTGACTCGCGCTGGTGCTCTGAGATGAACCCCGCCATTTCCAGGAGCCGGTCCAGGTCCTCCATGCCCGCGCGGCGGATCCGGGGGGCTCCGTCCGGGACGCCAGGCGGAAGTTTCACGGTGTCCAGGGACCGGAGCGCGTGGACTTGCTCGTGCCCGAAGCCGGCGCGGTACCAGGCCTCAAGCGAGGGGCGATCGCTGGCTGGGACGAGCGCGGCGTGGGCGAAGCAGCCTTCCCGGACCCAATGCTTGGCGAGGGCCGCGTACAGATCGCGGTACACCTCGGGGTTTGTTCCGGGCGCGAGGGCGTGGCCGGGGGCGAGCAGCCAGGCTGATCGTCCCCAGGTGGTGTCGATCCGCAGTGTCCCGAGGGCGAAGCCGATGAGCTGCCCATTCTGGAGCGCGGCGAATCCACCCGTGCGAGGCTGTTGCCGGAGCGCTTCCAGGCTCCGCCGCGCTTCGGCGGATGCCTCGGGCGCGGCCGGTAACAGCGGGAGCGCGGCACGATGGGCGCGGTGCCGCAGGGCGAGCAGTGAGGAAGCTGCGTCCAGGTGCTCGTTCGTGAAGGGGACCAGATTCATGGTCCAAGCTTGTCCCGTCTCCCGCGGACAGTCCATGCGCTATGGACGCCGTGCCGCGGCACTCACTCCACGGGCTGCGTCAACGCCAAGCGCACCAGGCGCATCGCCTGCTCAAGCAGCTTTGGCTCGTCCAATGGGAAGCGGTAGGGGAACCGGTAGCGCGCGCGCAGTGCCGCCACGCGCCCGGCGATCTGCTCCGCAGGCTGCGTCTGGAGGATTGCCGCCACGAAGAGCCAGGCGAGCTCATCCATGTCGTCGGCCATGAGCCCGTGGTACGTGGGCTCGTTCAGGCCGGCCCGGAGTACCGGTTCAGGGATCCCGGGCAGCGATGGATAGGCATTGGTGCGGATGCCCGCGTCGAACAGCCGCTGGCTCGCGGTGAACGCGTCCACGCCGGATGCCCGCGTCCGGATCCAGAGCTGATGGCCGGCCGAGAAGCCGCGCTCCTTGCCGTCAAGCTCCAGTCCGAGGCGATCGAGTGCGGCGCCGAAGCGCCGGGTATTCACCACCACCTGGGCGGCGTACTGGTCACCCCGGCAGTGCTTGAACTCGAGCAGCGCCAACGCCAGGCTCACCGTCGCGCCGAAGTGGTGGCTGCTCACCATGTACTGCTGGACCGCCCGGAAGCGCTCGAAGAGCTCCCTCTGGTTGGTGGCGAAGAAGGCCTTCTGCGGACCTGGGAAGGTCTTGTGGGTGGAGCCTCCGAAAGAGTGGGCGCCCGCCGCGAGCGGATTGGGAAGCTGGCGGCCGAGCACCAAGCCCATCCAATGACTTGCGTCGATGTGGAGCAAGGTGCCCGGGGCCTCGCGCTGGACGGTCCGGGCGAGCCGCTCGACGTCCAGGGGAAACAGCGCATTGGACTGGTCGATGTAAACGAGCCCCGGCTGGCGGGCCCGCAGCGTCTCGGCGAGCTGTGCCTCGTCTACGGTGTGCGCGTCGGGGCCGGTGGCGTAGCAGACCTTCAATCCCAGCCGGGCGGCGACGCTCGCGGTCGCATAGTGCCCGCCTTGGGCGCGGGACAGCAGCATCACCTCGGAGCCAGGAGGTCCTCCGAGCGCAGACAGCGTCAGGGTCATCAGGTTCAGCCCGGACAGCGCACGCACGTTGACGAACTCGGCGCCCGCCAGCTCGCGCAGCAACGGCCTCGCCAGCTCGGTCTCCAATGAGGACAGCTCTTGCACGCCCCGGAACTCCCAAGGTTCCTCTTCCGCCCCGTCGTTGAAGAAGTAGCGGTGGTACAGATCGAGCAGCATCGGCAGCTTGGCCAGCGCCGACATGCTGTTCTCGCTCGGCACCATGTTCAGGGTGCGTGCGGCGCGCGTCTGGTGCTGTTCGAGACGGGTCAGGATCTCTGAGATCTGTTCCAGGTCCACGGACGCTCCTTGATGGAGGCCCGCGAGGCAGGCCTCCACGGTGCAATCTTAACTAGGGGTGGGGCCGTTTGGGGACGGGGCGCCGCGAGCGACAGGGGTACTTGCAAGACTTTCCTATGAGCGGCACAATCCCGGACTCTCGCTGGAGTGTTCCGGATGAAAATCCGGATGCGCAGCTCCCACGCCGCGTGAGCATTCCGTCCAGAGGGCAGCGCGCTTCAGCCGTTCCCGGACGGGAGCGCGGGCTGGGTGGGAAGCGTTCGAGGCGGTGATGAATGGCTAGGTCGACACCGCAGGCGGGACTCCCTCTTGGGGACGCTCCAACCCTGGACGGGGAGGACGCGCGCGCTTCCTCCTTCCTGCTGCACGAGCAGGTCGCAGCGCAGGCCCGGCGCACGCCGGACGCCATCGCGATCTGGTCCGAAGAGGGGGAGGTGTCCTATGGGGAACTGGAGGCTCGCGCCAACCGGCTCGCCCACCACCTGCAGCGGCTTGGGGTGGGGCCCGAGTCCATCGTGGGGCTGCACGTCCCTCGCTCCATCGACATGGTGGTCTGCGTGCTCGGGATCTGGAAGGCGGCGGGTGCCTATCTTCCGCTCGATCCGGAGTACCCCGCCGAGCGCCTGCGGCTCTTCCTGGCGGACGCGCGCGCGGACGTGCTGGTGACCTCCAGCTCCACGGGCGTGTGGTGGGAGTGGGACGAGCACCGCGCCGTCGATCTCCGGCGGGATGCGGCCCGGATCGCTTCCGAGCCCGATTCTCCGCCCGGCAACGGACTCACCGCCGGGCACCTGGCCTACGTCATCTACACGTCGGGCTCTACGGGGAGCCCAAAGGGCGTGATGGTAACGCACCGGGCGGTGGCCAACCACTTGCGCTGGCGCCAGGAGACGTACCCTCTCGGCGCGGGAGACGCATTCCTGCAGAAGGCCTCCCTGAGCTTTGACATCTCGGTCTGGGAGATCTTCGCGCCGCTGATAGCTGGCGCGCGCCTGGTGCTGGCCCGGCCGGGCGGACAGCGGGATGGAGGCTACCTAGCCGGCCTGATCGCACGGCAGAACGTGTCCATCGCGCACTTTGGCCCCACGCTGCTTCGGTTGGTGCTGGAGGAGCCGGACCTGGAGCGCTGCGCATCGCTGCGGCACGTCTTCTGTGGTGGCGAGGTGGTCCCGGTTTCCCTGTGTGAGCGGTTGCTGGCGCGGGTGCCAGCGCAGCTTCACCACCAATATGGGCCTACCGAGGCGACCATCGACGCCTCCTGCTGGGACTGCCTCCCGGGGGAGACTCGCCCTTATGTCCCGATGGGAGAGCCCGTGGCGAATACGCGGCTCTATGTCCTGAACGAGCGCGGTCATGCCGCCGCGCAGGGGGAGGTGGGAGAACTCCTCATCGGAGGGGTAGGTTTGGCACGGGGTTACCTCCGGCGCCCGGACCTCACCGCCGCTGCCTTCGTCCCGGATCCGTTCAGCGAGGAGCCGGGTGCGCGGCTGTACCGCACGGGAGATCTCGTGCGGCGGATGCCGGATGGGACGCTGCAGTTCCTTGGCCGCCGCGATCATCAGGTCAAAGTTCGTGGCTATCGCGTCGAACTGGGCGAGATCGAGGCGGCCCTCATGGGTCACCCCGGGCTCCGCGAGGCGGTGGTGGTGGACCGCAGCGGAGCGGAGGGCGAGAGCCGGCTGGTGGCCTACGTCGTCCCGGCGCGGAACGCCGCGGAGCCGCTCGAGCTCACGGCGCTTCGGGCGGCCCTGGAGCGGTCCTTGCCGGATTACATGCTCCCGGCGGTCTTCGTCCGGCTGGACGGATTTCCACTCACCCCGACAGGCAAGGTGGACCGCCGCGCGCTGCCAGAGCCATCGGAATTCAATCGCCTCGTGCCATCAGGCCTTCATGAGGCGCCGCGGGATGCGCTGGAGGCAAGGCTGTCTCAGCTCTGGGGAGAGGTATTGCGCGTCGCGCTCCCGGGGCGTAACGCACACTTCCTGGAACTGGGCGGTGACTCCATCCTCGCTGTCCGGATCGCCGCCCGCATCCGCGAGGCGGGTTACCGGTGCCGCCCCCCCCAGCTCTTCAGCCATCCCACCATCGCGGAGCTGGCCGGGGTGCTGCGCGCGGCCTTACAGCAATTCCCGGAGGGGCGGCAAACGTCCGCTGTCCCGGAGGACGAGCGGGCCCTTACTGCCCTGTCAGAGCCATATCCGCTCACGCCCATGCAGGAGGGGATGCTGTTCCACACGCTGCTCGTGCCCGGCTCGCGCGTTTACCACGAGCAGCTGGAGTTCGAACTCCGTGGGCCGCTCGTGCCAGAACTTATCGAGCAGGCCTGGTGCGAGGTGGGAGCCCGTCATCCGGGTCTGCGGACGCGCTTCCAGTGGGAGGGGCTCCCCGCTCCGCGCCAGGCCGAGGCGCGGGAGTTCCCGCCGATCGAGTGGTGGGACTGGCGCTCACAGGAGCCACTCACGTTCACGGAACGGCGCGAGCGATTCCTCGCCGAGGACCGGGCGCGCGGTTTTACGCTCACGGACGCGCCGCCGGTGCGTCTGGCGGTGGTCCGGCTGGAGGACGCGCGGTACTGGGCCGTCTGGAGCCTGCACCACCTCGTCTTCGACGGCTGGAGCGCGGCGCTCGTTCTGGGCGAACTCTTCGCCACGTACGCGGCGCTCCGGGCCGGGACCCGTCATGAGCTGCCCCCAGCCCGGCCGTACCGGGACTTCGTGCGATGGATCCGCTCGCGCGACTTCTCCACGGAGGCTCCGTCCTGGCAGGAAATGCTGGGCCAAGGCGTCACTCCAACGCCATTGAGCGTGGATCGTCGGCCCACTGGCCGCGTGCCGGAGCCGGATGCGGCGTTGCCGCTGCGGCTCGATCCCGGTCGGACCGCCCGGCTCAAGGCCCTCGCGGGGCGTCATCGGATCACGCTGAACACGCTTCTGGCGGGAGCGTGGGCCGTGCTCCTGGGGCGATACAGCGGCCAGCGCCAGGTGACGTTTGGGCTGGCGGTGTCCGGGCGGTCCATCGAGCTGGACGGCGTGGAATGCATCGCCGGGTTGCTGCTCAACACGTTGGCCGTGCGGGTGGAGGTGTCCTCCCAGTCCACTGCCGAGGGCTGGCTGCGCACGCTTCAGGCTCGACTCACTGAGTTCCTTGCGCATGAGCAGACACCGCTTGCCGACGTCCAGCGGTGGTGTGCGGGCAAGCCCGGTGAGACGCTTTTCGAGAGCCTGCTCGTCTTCGAGAATTACCCTGCGGAGGCGGCGTGCTGGAGTCCACCAGGCACCGGGCTCGTTGTCGAGCGCCGCTTCGGCGCGGCGCGCGCCCCTTATGCGCTCACGATCACCGCGCGTCCGGGCGAGTCGCTCGAACTGTGGGCCTCCTACGAGCGCGCCCGGTTCAGCGATGAGGTGATCCAGCGTCTGCTGGGGCACCTGGAGCAGTCACTCTGGGCGCTGGCCGAGGGGGGCTCCATGGCGCTGGCCTCGCTGGAGCTGCTGCCGGGGGACGAACTGTCGGCGTTGCTGGAGCGAGGCCGAGGACCGCGGGTGGCACCTCCGGACGAGGCCGATCTCCCCGCCCTTTTCGAAGCCCAGGCCGCGCGCACTCGGGATGCGGTTGCGGCGGTGTTCCAGGACGAGAGGGTGACGTACCGCGAGCTGGACGCGCGCGCCAACCAGCTCGCCCACCTGCTGCGAGGCCACGGCATTGGACCGGAGGCGCGGGTGGGGCTCTGTCTCCCGCGCTCGCTGGAGCTGCTGGTCGCGGTGCTGGGGGTGCTCAAAGCAGGCGGGGCTTATGTCCCGCTGGATCCAGACTACCCAGCCGAGCGGACGGCTTACATGATGTCGGACGCGGGCGTGACCGTGCTGTTGACGCAGGCCTCGGTGCGCGGACGGCTTCCCGCCGGGCAGGTCCGGTCGATCCTCCTCGATGAGGTCCGCGCTGAGCTGGCCGCGTTGCCCTCCACGCCCCCGCCGCGGCCGGTGCTCCCCACCCGGTTGGCGTACGTCCTCTACACCTCCGGCTCCACCGGGCGTCCCAAGGGCGTGATGGTGACGCACCAGAACCTGCTCAACTTCCTCCAGTCAATGCGGCGCGAGCCGGAACTGCGGCCAGAGGACGTGGTGCTTGCGCTGACCTCACTCTCCTTCGACATCGCGGGGCTGGAGCTTTTTCTGCCGCTGGGGGTAGGGGCCCGCGTGGTGATCGCGCCGCAGGAGTGGCAACGCGATGGGGCACTTCTGGCCGAGGGGTTGGCCAAGTGCGGCGCGACGGTGTTGCAGGCCACCCCAGCCACCTGGCAGATGCTGCTGCAGGTTGGGCTCCCGGCGGGCCTGCGGCTGCGTGCCTTCTGCGGTGGAGAGGCCATGTCCCGCCCGCTCGCCCGCGCACTCGGGGAGGTGGCCGCGAGCGTCTGGAACCTGTATGGCCCCACCGAGACGACCATCTGGTCCGCGGTGGAGCGCCTCCAGGGCGAGGAGGCCGAGCCGTCGCTCGGACACGCCATTGACAACACGGAGCTCTATGTCCTTGACGCGGGCGGACGCCCGGTGCCGGTGGGTGTCCCGGGCGAGCTGTTCATCGGCGGCGCGGGGGTGGCCCGGGGCTACCTTGGCCAACCGGCGCTCACGGCGGAGCGCTTCGTTCCTGATCCTTTCGCGGCCGCGCTGGGGGCGCGCCTGTACCGCACTGGCGATCTCGTCCGCTGGCGGGAGGGAGGGGGGCTCGAGTTCCTCGGGCGCATCGACCAGCAGGTGAAGGTGCGTGGCCACCGCATCGAGCTGGCGGAGATCGAGGCGACGCTCGCCGGGCATCCGGCGGTGGAGCAGGCGGTGGTTGCTGCCCGGGTGCACGCAGCAGAGGATGTGCGGCTGGTGGCGTACTTCATCCCGCGGACGGGCCAGGACGGGAGGGATGTGGAAGCGCTGCGCCAGTGGCTCTCGGAGCGGTTGCCTGGGCCCATGGTGCCCACCGTGTTCGTCCCTCTGGCCTGCTTTCCGTTGACGCCGAACGGCAAGATCGATCGCCGCGCATTGCCAGCTCCAGATTGGGGGGCGGCGCCGCGGGGCACGGGTGCGTCCGTCCCGCCTCGGAGCGCCACCGAGCACGCCGTGGCGGAACTCTGGCGCGAGCTGCTGGGCGGGAGTGCGGCCCCCAGCGTGTTCGACAGCTTTTTCGCGTTGGGGGGCCACTCGTTGCTGGCGGTCCGGTTCGTCATGCGGGCGCGCGCCATCTTCAGGGTCGGGCTGTCGCTTCAGGCGCTGCTTGAGGAGCCGACCGTCGCAGGGATGGCGGCGGTCATCGACGCGGCGTTGGCGCGCTCGCCAATATCGAGAGGGGAGGCGGAGGTGGATCCGATGGCAGACGCCGTGCTGCCACCCGGGATCAATCCTCGTGGCACGGTGCCCGCGCGGCCGCGCCCCCCTTGGCACCTCCTGCTCACTGGCGCGACCGGCTTCGTCGGCGCCTTCCTGTTGAAGGAGCTGCTGGACAGGCTGCCCGCGCGCGTCCACTGCCTCATCCGCGCGGCTGGGCGCGAGGAGGCAGGGGTCAAGCTGGAACGGCGGCTCCGCGCCTACGGGCTCTGGGAGGAGCGCTTCCGGGAGCGGATCGAACCTGTTCCGGGAGATCTGGCGAAGCCCGGGCTGGGGCTCTCGTCCGCGCAGCTCGGAGCGCTTGCCGGGCGGATTGACGCCATCTACCACTGCGGCGCGGTGGTGAGCTTCCTCTACCCGTACCGGGAGCTGAGGGCGCCCAACGTGCAAGCGACGCAGGCGCTTCTGGAGCTTGCGTGCCGGGGACGGCCGAAGGTGTTCCACCACGTGTCCACGCTGTCCGTCTTCCCACCGCATCTTCGCCGGGGAGGGGCCCTTCTCTCGGAGGAGGATGCCATCGAGGGGGCGACCGGCTTCCGCACGGGCTACGCCCAGAGCAAATGGGTGGCAGAGCGGTTGGTGGCGCAGGCCCGTAGCCGGGGAATGCAGGTTGCCATTTACCGCCTGGGCAACGTGACCGGCCACAGCCAAACGGGCGTCTGGAATACCACCGACTTCGTCACCCGGACCCTGAAGAGCTTCATCCAACTCGGCAGCATGCCGGTGTTGGACGGCACGCTGGACCTGCTGCCGGTGGATTTCGTGGCGAAGGCGATCGTGCACCTGTCGCGAGAGCCCCGAGCCCTCGGGAGGACGTTCCACATGAGCCATCCACGGCCGGTGTCGGCCGGGCTGCTGCGGGGTTGGATGGAGACATTGGGCTATTCGCTGCGCAGCCTGTCGCAGACCGAGTGGCTCGATGAGTTGCGGCGGGAGACCGAGCGCCGGGACCACAACGCTCTCTTCGCGCTTGCTCCCCTGATCGGAGCGCGGGAGGAACCGGGCGGCGCGAGGCCCCTGCAGCTCTTTTCGTCCTGGGGACACGTGGACCACCGGAACACGCGCGCGGGTTTGGAGGGCAGTGGCATCGAATGCCCGCCGGTGGACGAGTTCCTTTTCCGCACCTACTTCAAGTACTTTATTGAGAGCGGCTTCCTCGGCGCGCCTGGTACTACCTGGTTCGATGCGTGAGGGCCCTTTCCAACTAACCAGGTGGTACTAGCGCAGCGCCGCGAGGGCCGCGCCGACCTTCGCCACCGTCACCGACACGGGCGTCGTCACCTCCGGAGCGAAGATGGCCACGCGGAGCTCCTCGAAGGCCCACCGCAGCTCCTGCGCCGCCTCCTGGTCACGCACGGTGGGGCGCCTGGCGAGGAAGGTCTCCCACAGGGGGGTGAAGGGCGCGGCCTTCCCTGCGTCCTTGCCGGGGTTCGCCACCGCACGCGACAGCCGTGCCTGGGCCGCGCGGAGGTAGCGCGGGTAGTTCAGCAGGCGCACGAAGGGAATCCACTCGATGAGGTTCGCGGGGAACAGGTGCCCGAGCTGCGAGCGGATGTCCCGTACGGCCGCCGAGCCGCTCGGCCCCTTGGATGCTGCCTTGAGTGCAGCGAGCGTCGCAGCCAGCTCCGATGAGGTGACACCGACGGCGCCCGCCCACTCCCGGGCCATACGCTCGATGTGCGGTGAGCCCTCACGGACCAGCGCCTCGAAGGCCGCCTTCGTGCGGGGCAGAGGCGCACCCGGTGCGAGCTGGAACGCATCGTCGACGCTGCGTGCGAGGACGAGCGCCCGGAAGGCGTCGGCCTGGCCCCGCGCGGGCGGCGCGCCGTCCAGGGACGGGAAGGGCAGCGGCATGCGCGCGGCGCTGACGGCCACGTGTCCGCGCGCGGCGAGCATCAGGAGCCGGCGGACCCCCGTGCGCGTGGCCGCGTCGGCGGCGGAGGAGGTCTCGAGCAGTACCAGGTCCACAGCCGCGCCCCGGTCGACGAGCGCGGGGTAGCTGCGGACCTCGAGCCCGCCGACCCGCCGGGTGACCGCCGGGGGCAGCTCGCCGAAGGTCCAGGCCGTCAGCCCCTTGCGCTCCCAGTCCGAAGCGGGTGCCGCGCTGCGCAGCGCCGCCCGTGCACGTCCCCCGTACTGCTCGAGCAGCGCGTCGGCGTCGCGGCTCCGCGCGAGCTCCTTTCCCCGCTCGTCGAGCACCCGGAGCGTGATGCGCAGGTACGGCGCCACGGCATCCGCTCGGAGGGACTCCTCGGGCACGTCCACGCCGCACAGCCGGGACACCGCGCGCGCGAGCGCTGGAATCATCGGCCCGCGGAAGGGCACAAGTTCCTTCTCGAGACGGTCGGCCAGGGCCGGCACGGGCCCCAGCTGCTTGCGCTGGGCGCGGGGGACCTGCTCGAGCAGGGCGGTGAGTTTCTCCCGC
This region of Stigmatella aurantiaca genomic DNA includes:
- a CDS encoding GNAT family N-acetyltransferase — encoded protein: MNLVPFTNEHLDAASSLLALRHRAHRAALPLLPAAPEASAEARRSLEALRQQPRTGGFAALQNGQLIGFALGTLRIDTTWGRSAWLLAPGHALAPGTNPEVYRDLYAALAKHWVREGCFAHAALVPASDRPSLEAWYRAGFGHEQVHALRSLDTVKLPPGVPDGAPRIRRAGMEDLDRLLEMAGFISEHQRESPVFAPYLPEFSEDWQQDYTELLQGEADRIWLAEQDGRLLGFAIFSPSQQPPGELLTPSESVTFTVGVTREDVRCRGIGRALFARGVEEARSMGFRACVTDWRATNLAASRAWPRMGFSPALYRLTRRVDERVAWARGSLPCP
- a CDS encoding non-ribosomal peptide synthetase, coding for MARSTPQAGLPLGDAPTLDGEDARASSFLLHEQVAAQARRTPDAIAIWSEEGEVSYGELEARANRLAHHLQRLGVGPESIVGLHVPRSIDMVVCVLGIWKAAGAYLPLDPEYPAERLRLFLADARADVLVTSSSTGVWWEWDEHRAVDLRRDAARIASEPDSPPGNGLTAGHLAYVIYTSGSTGSPKGVMVTHRAVANHLRWRQETYPLGAGDAFLQKASLSFDISVWEIFAPLIAGARLVLARPGGQRDGGYLAGLIARQNVSIAHFGPTLLRLVLEEPDLERCASLRHVFCGGEVVPVSLCERLLARVPAQLHHQYGPTEATIDASCWDCLPGETRPYVPMGEPVANTRLYVLNERGHAAAQGEVGELLIGGVGLARGYLRRPDLTAAAFVPDPFSEEPGARLYRTGDLVRRMPDGTLQFLGRRDHQVKVRGYRVELGEIEAALMGHPGLREAVVVDRSGAEGESRLVAYVVPARNAAEPLELTALRAALERSLPDYMLPAVFVRLDGFPLTPTGKVDRRALPEPSEFNRLVPSGLHEAPRDALEARLSQLWGEVLRVALPGRNAHFLELGGDSILAVRIAARIREAGYRCRPPQLFSHPTIAELAGVLRAALQQFPEGRQTSAVPEDERALTALSEPYPLTPMQEGMLFHTLLVPGSRVYHEQLEFELRGPLVPELIEQAWCEVGARHPGLRTRFQWEGLPAPRQAEAREFPPIEWWDWRSQEPLTFTERRERFLAEDRARGFTLTDAPPVRLAVVRLEDARYWAVWSLHHLVFDGWSAALVLGELFATYAALRAGTRHELPPARPYRDFVRWIRSRDFSTEAPSWQEMLGQGVTPTPLSVDRRPTGRVPEPDAALPLRLDPGRTARLKALAGRHRITLNTLLAGAWAVLLGRYSGQRQVTFGLAVSGRSIELDGVECIAGLLLNTLAVRVEVSSQSTAEGWLRTLQARLTEFLAHEQTPLADVQRWCAGKPGETLFESLLVFENYPAEAACWSPPGTGLVVERRFGAARAPYALTITARPGESLELWASYERARFSDEVIQRLLGHLEQSLWALAEGGSMALASLELLPGDELSALLERGRGPRVAPPDEADLPALFEAQAARTRDAVAAVFQDERVTYRELDARANQLAHLLRGHGIGPEARVGLCLPRSLELLVAVLGVLKAGGAYVPLDPDYPAERTAYMMSDAGVTVLLTQASVRGRLPAGQVRSILLDEVRAELAALPSTPPPRPVLPTRLAYVLYTSGSTGRPKGVMVTHQNLLNFLQSMRREPELRPEDVVLALTSLSFDIAGLELFLPLGVGARVVIAPQEWQRDGALLAEGLAKCGATVLQATPATWQMLLQVGLPAGLRLRAFCGGEAMSRPLARALGEVAASVWNLYGPTETTIWSAVERLQGEEAEPSLGHAIDNTELYVLDAGGRPVPVGVPGELFIGGAGVARGYLGQPALTAERFVPDPFAAALGARLYRTGDLVRWREGGGLEFLGRIDQQVKVRGHRIELAEIEATLAGHPAVEQAVVAARVHAAEDVRLVAYFIPRTGQDGRDVEALRQWLSERLPGPMVPTVFVPLACFPLTPNGKIDRRALPAPDWGAAPRGTGASVPPRSATEHAVAELWRELLGGSAAPSVFDSFFALGGHSLLAVRFVMRARAIFRVGLSLQALLEEPTVAGMAAVIDAALARSPISRGEAEVDPMADAVLPPGINPRGTVPARPRPPWHLLLTGATGFVGAFLLKELLDRLPARVHCLIRAAGREEAGVKLERRLRAYGLWEERFRERIEPVPGDLAKPGLGLSSAQLGALAGRIDAIYHCGAVVSFLYPYRELRAPNVQATQALLELACRGRPKVFHHVSTLSVFPPHLRRGGALLSEEDAIEGATGFRTGYAQSKWVAERLVAQARSRGMQVAIYRLGNVTGHSQTGVWNTTDFVTRTLKSFIQLGSMPVLDGTLDLLPVDFVAKAIVHLSREPRALGRTFHMSHPRPVSAGLLRGWMETLGYSLRSLSQTEWLDELRRETERRDHNALFALAPLIGAREEPGGARPLQLFSSWGHVDHRNTRAGLEGSGIECPPVDEFLFRTYFKYFIESGFLGAPGTTWFDA